From a single Alkalihalophilus pseudofirmus genomic region:
- a CDS encoding four-helix bundle copper-binding protein, translated as MSHEKYKSMITTLHECMTACNHCYDSCLKEDHLEMMRDCIRLDRECADICSYFEQALVRGTPYVSELAALCAKICEDCGNECKKHDHDHCQKCAEACFKCTEECRKLAA; from the coding sequence ATGTCACATGAGAAATATAAGTCAATGATAACGACGTTGCATGAATGCATGACTGCTTGTAACCATTGTTATGACTCTTGTTTAAAAGAAGATCACCTTGAGATGATGAGAGATTGTATTCGATTAGACCGAGAATGTGCCGACATATGCAGTTATTTTGAACAAGCTCTAGTTAGAGGCACACCTTATGTAAGTGAGCTCGCTGCCTTATGTGCAAAAATTTGCGAGGATTGTGGAAATGAGTGCAAAAAGCACGATCACGACCACTGCCAAAAATGTGCAGAAGCATGCTTTAAGTGCACGGAAGAGTGCAGAAAATTAGCAGCTTAG